A stretch of the Panicum virgatum strain AP13 chromosome 9N, P.virgatum_v5, whole genome shotgun sequence genome encodes the following:
- the LOC120693262 gene encoding sporulation-specific protein 15-like, whose translation MSRVPKWKIEKTKVKVVFRLQFHATNIPSTGWDKLFLSFISADTGKVTAKTNKANVRNGSCKWPDPIYEATRLLQDPRTKTYDDKLYKLVVAMGTSRSSILGEVDVNLAEFAEALKPASIALPLRGSDSGTLINITAQLLNTKTGFREFEQQRETGARSSQQLLNQRSHDPAEVAAASSDIGTDKVNTRIKLKETSLGFPFVEDSAGSTEDYENSSHTSDGIFTEKNDPYGAHEISSFRSSGDLPLCPTSQSPSAEKGACWGKHLSPQGSNDWTHGWSPEYSADKDLATAHDENNRLRTRLEVAESAFSQLKTEATSLEHVTDKLGTETQGLAQQLAVELMSRNQLTTEVSLLRTECSKLKKELEEMRSYKVLQKKSDAEDNTMSKYGNDILATDPLHHLQTEWLQGLLLLESKLQQTRNNALHGLQASDLDFLLADLGALQRVIENLKQGVQPGQVKENHYAENLVPLSNTSHLSNSAHHDTLKKSSGGNTGTMEEKMCELLQKLENSKTEKENLLDKMSHMERYYESFIHKLEESQKQTATELENLKKEHNSCFYTVSVLQAQKQKMHEEMNDQLMRFVEDRTALEAQNKELERRALATETALKRVRFNYSAAVERLQKDLELLSFQVLSMYESNETLAKQSFLEDCDSLPEEHSAVADLCGNKKPEQCSVGVKQIGPEHLYAEKGPQAFLENNCTLDKMDGQKNLRALKIEELRVRSEFHVHGNTDSRGNHSNKVGPKRASCTMESELLEMFIANMECQVFSDVLRESHYAALDIIKCMQGRLHMLEKKLHDSNDAKQTLGLKLSSALDQAKSVKESEAGYILKCDDLTVRNQILEAKLHDITVENALFMEKLTESERLVQEHRACESKYKVCAEERERFENLLIKESLLTDQLQGELRSLREGFEAMKDELDKQSSINNDTQMFSTSLQDQLGGLCSKIMSFNKKVNISGLDEASFQHELERNNYAAVMKSLEFFHQQTCNKVLHVQQEKETVVEMYDALQRRLEKAESELHDMKQKYVCDLDATNQKLNFSEELVEKLQQELQDIAHKLRISSDSHEKYSVTNSGLSSKLSLVEVELQHATSKNEALVEKLKEFGVTVEKLERTKICLAQYEEDTRTLTQSLQSKDEMLVHMESEIKLLHDDLRCTGENLLREKSLKEELESALANLTSQLGEKDLVLLSFNEQKTESVRLKDQLLDMEKANSIMQDALLQSEQIQRDFSCKNRTLHSQLSNLENQLGIVLEVMLSTEIEAIYMRNQVREAVVQLNMLRNDTEKLQLKNKDAQELLRVHMSTQAELDDRNSMLEAAIHSLEINLCSVSQEKKELEELMKGHEEALTEENNNKSCDIAVDNSEKIEEDHDEISQLRVLLADLEEQVDNSKSTKDETEILNIILRSKLEEQHAVMSSLLQNQRQELTNLIEHNKDLTQKLAEQSLKAEEFKNLSIHLRELKEKAEAGRKEKEGSLHAIQDSLRIAFIKEQYESKVQELKGQVFVNKKYAEEMLLKLQNALDDVETGKKNEIALAKRIEELSMKISEMEVEMHDLSADKRELSNVYDSMMTELECTKLNLDCCNEEKLKIEVSLEECCEERNRIRVELDLVKKLLENMALTDKNISHDCSGSYTPVTTSIGHILGDDEAESASKATPSTIEMDSELQECEIKSRSLTSNLSRADDIGKFGEDEASKNLENCDKECVSSIENHLNGNNIKDISREHKKLATELNLFQKELERLKNENLSPLLPHDINLIDPSLSGLERTLSLLDMANEHLESIFPSFKELPGSGNALERVLALELELAEALQAKKKTDILFQSSFLKQHNDEAAVFQSFRDINELIQDTIEFKRRQVAVESELKEMQGRYSELSVQFAEVEGERQKLEMNLKNQSPWKS comes from the exons ATGTCAAGAGTACCAAAATGGAAGATTGAAAAGACCAAAGTCAAGGTTGTATTCCGGCTGCAATTCCATGCTACAAAT ATTCCGTCAACAGGATGGGACAAACTATTTTTGTCCTTCATCTCTGCTGATACAGGGAAGGTGACTGCAAAAACAAATAAAGCAAATGTCAGGAACGGAAGCTGCAAATGGCCAGATCCTATCTATGAAGCAACACGGCTTCTTCAGGATCCTCGGACTAAGACATATGATGACAAGCTCTATAAGCTTGTTGTGGCCATG GGGACTTCAAGGTCAAGTATTCTTGGGGAGGTTGATGTCAATCTTGCCGAATTCGCAGAAGCACTGAAACCTGCTTCCATAGCACTTCCTCTTCGTGGTTCCGACTCGGGGACGCTAATAAAT ATCACAGCACAACTTCTCAATACTAAAACTGGTTTCAG AGAATTTGAGCAGCAAAGGGAAACTGGGGCCAGAAGTTCTCAGCAGTTATTGAACCAAAGAAGTCACGATCCTGCTGAAGTTGCCGCGGCATCATCAGACATCGGCACCGATAAG GTTAATACAAGGATTAAGCTAAAAGAAACTTCTCTAGGGTTCCCATTTGTAGAAGATTCTGCGGGGTCAACTGAAGACTATGAAAACTCGTCGCATACTTCAGATGGCATTTTTACTGAAAAGAATGATCCATATGGTGCACATGAAATCAGTAGCTTTAGAAGCTCAGGTGACCTACCTCTTTGTCCTACCAGTCAAAGTCCTTCAGCAGAGAAGGGAGCTTGTTGGGGTAAACACCTTTCACCACAGGGGAGCAATGACTGGACTCATGGCTGGAGTCCTGAGTACTCTGCTGATAAAGATCTAGCTACTGCTCATGATGAGAATAACCGCCTTAGAACCAGATTGGAGGTGGCTGAGTCAGCTTTTTCTCAGCTTAAGACAGAAGCAACATCTTTGGAGCATGTTACCGACAAGTTAGGCACTGAGACGCAGGGCCTTGCCCAACAGCTCGCTGTTGAACTTATGTCACGGAATCAGCTCACTACTGAAGTATCCTTGCTCCGAACAGAATGTTCTAAACTGAAAAAAGAGTTGGAAGAAATGAGATCCTATAAAGTTCTGCAGAAAAAATCCGATGCAGAAGATAATACTATGAGTAAGTATGGTAATGATATTCTTGCTACTGATCCCTTACATCATCTCCAAACTGAATGGCTGCAAGGTTTGCTGCTTCTCGAAAGCAAACTGCAGCAGACCAGAAACAATGCTCTCCATGGACTACAAGCAAGTGATCTTGATTTTCTTCTCGCTGATCTGGGGGCACTTCAGCGTGTCATTGAGAACCTCAAGCAAGGTGTTCAGCCAGGACAAGTCAAAGAAAATCACTATGCAGAAAATTTGGTTCCACTTTCAAATACTAGTCATCTATCAAATTCAGCACATCATGATACCCTCAAGAAAAGTTCTGGTGGTAATACAGGCACAATGGAAGAGAAGATGTGTGAGCTCCTGCAGAAGCTGGAGAACTCAAAAACTGAGAAGGAGAATCTCCTGGATAAGATGAGCCACATGGAGCGCTACTATGAATCCTTTATCCATAAGCTTGAGGAGAGCCAGAAGCAGACAGCAACTGAATTAGAAAATCTCAAGAAAGAACATAACTCTTGCTTCTACACTGTTTCTGTCCTCCAAGCTCAGAAGCAAAAAATGCATGAGGAAATGAATGATCAGTTAATGAGGTTTGTTGAGGACAGAACAGCTTTAGAAGCTCAAAATAAGGAGCTTGAGAGGAGGGCTCTTGCTACAGAAACTGCACTCAAAAGGGTTCGATTCAATTATTCTGCAGCTGTGGAACGTCTACAGAAAGACCTTGAGTTACTGTCATTTCAGGTTCTCTCTATGTATGAGTCAAATGAAACTCTAGCAAAGCAATCATTTTTAGAAGATTGTGATAGTTTGCCTGAAGAACACTCTGCTGTTGCAGATTTATGTGGCAATAAAAAACCTGAACAATGCAGTGTTGGTGTCAAACAAATTGGACCTGAACATCTATATGCAGAGAAAGGACCTCAAGCGTTTCTAGAAAACAATTGTACTCTGGACAAAATGGATGGCCAGAAAAACCTTCGGGCATTAAAGATTGAAGAGCTCCGTGTGAGATCAGAATTTCATGTACATGGTAATACTGATTCAAGGGGGAACCACTCAAACAAGGTAGGGCCAAAAAGGGCCTCTTGCACTATGGAGTCTGAGCTTTTAGAAATGTTTATTGCCAACATGGAGTGCCAGGTATTCTCTGATGTGCTACGTGAATCTCACTATGCTGCATTGGATATAATCAAATGCATGCAGGGAAGGTTGCACATGTTAGAAAAGAAGCTTCATGACTCTAATGATGCCAAACAAACTCTAGGGCTCAAGTTGAGCTCTGCATTGGACCAAGCCAAAAGTGTCAAAGAAAGCGAAGCAGGATATATTTTGAAGTGTGATGATCTGACTGTGAGGAACCAAATATTAGAAGCAAAACTCCATGATATTACAGTTGAAAAtgctttgtttatggaaaaGCTCACAGAGTCTGAAAGACTTGTTCAGGAACATAGAGCTTGTGAAAGCAAGTACAAGGTCTGCGCTGAAGAACGGGAGAGATTCGAGAACCTTTTAATCAAAGAAAGTCTACTAACCGACCAGCTTCAGGGTGAGCTCAGATCATTAAGAGAAGGTTTTGAGGCCATGAAAGACGAGTTAGATAAGCAATCCTCCATTAACAATGATACACAGATGTTTTCTACATCCCTTCAAGATCAACTGGGTGGACTCTGCTCTAAAATTATGTCTTTTAACAAGAAAGTTAACATTTCAGGCTTAGATGAGGCATCTTTCCAGCATGAACTTGAGAGAAATAATTATGCTGCTGTGATGAAAAGCTTGGAATTCTTCCATCAGCAAACATGTAACAAGGTCCTTCATGTTCAACAGGAGAAGGAAACAGTGGTGGAAATGTATGATGCTCTGCAGCGAAGGTTAGAGAAGGCGGAATCAGAACTGCATGATATGAAGCAGAAGTACGTATGTGATTTGGATGCTACAAATCAGAAGCTAAACTTTTCTGAAGAACTTGTAGAGAAGCTTCAGCAAGAACTGCAGGACATTGCTCACAAACTTAGGATTAGCTCAGATTCTCATGAAAAATATTCTGTTACCAATAGTGGTTTATCATCAAAGTTGTCACTAGTGGAAGTTGAGCTGCAGCATGCAACTAGTAAGAATGAGGCTCTTGTTGAAAAATTGAAAGAATTTGGTGTCACTGTAGAGAAACTTGAGAGGACCAAAATATGTCTTGCTCAATATGAGGAGGATACCCGAACCTTGACTCAGTCATTACAGTCTAAAGATGAAATGTTAGTGCATATGGAAAGTGAAATCAAACTTTTGCATGATGATTTGAGATGCACTGGTGAGAATTTGCTAAGAGAAAAGAGCCTTAAGGAAGAACTTGAGTCTGCCCTTGCAAATCTTACATCACAGCTTGGTGAGAAGGATCTGGTCCTACTTTCTTTCAATGAGCAGAAAACAGAATCAGTTCGTCTGAAAGACCAGCTTTTGGACATGGAAAAGGCAAACAGTATAATGCAAGATGCGCTCTTGCAGAGTGAACAAATCCAAAGGGACTTCAGCTGTAAGAATCGCACTCTTCACTCCCAACTTTCAAATCTGGAAAACCAGTTAGGAATAGTTCTCGAGGTCATGCTTTCCACTGAGATTGAAGCGATTTATATGAGAAATCAGGTAAGAGAGGCTGTTGTGCAACTTAATATGTTAAGAAATGACACTGAGAAACTTCAACTCAAAAACAAAGATGCTCAAGAACTATTACGGGTTCACATGTCTACTCAAGCAGAATTGGACGATAGAAATAGCATGCTTGAAGCAGCTATCCATTCTCTTGAAATCAACCTCTGCAGTGTTAGTCAAGAGAAGAAAGAACTTGAGGAGCTTATGAAAGGACATGAGGAAGCATTGACCGAAGAAAATAATAACAAGTCTTGTGACATAGCAGTAGATAACAGTGAGAAAATAGAGGAGGATCATGATGAGATTTCACAGCTTAGAGTCTTGCTGGCAGATCTTGAAGAGCAGGTTGATAATTCGAAGTCCACAAAAGATGAGACTGAAATTTTAAACATCATTCTTAGGTCAAAGTTGGAGGAACAACATGCTGTGATGTCATCATTGCTACAGAATCAAAGGCAAGAGTTGACAAATTTAATCGAACACAACAAGGATCTCACCCAAAAACTTGCCGAACAAAGTCTGAAGGCAGAAGAGTTCAAAAACTTGTCAATCCATTTGAGAGAGCTAAAAGAAAAGGCCGaagctggaagaaaggaaaaggaaggatCATTACATGCCATACAAGATTCCcttagaattgcatttattaaGGAGCAGTATGAATCGAAGGTTCAAGAGCTGAAAGGTCAAGTTTTTGTGAATAAAAAATATGCTGAAGAGATGCTGCTGAAGCTGCAAAATGCTTTGGATGATGTTGAAACTGGGAAGAAAAATGAGATTGCTCTTGCTAAGAGAATTGAAGAGTTGTCGATGAAAATTTCTGAAATGGAGGtggagatgcatgatttatcagCTGATAAAAGAGAATTGTCGAATGTATATGACAGCATGATGACAGAACTAGAATGCACAAAATTAAACTTAGATTGCTGCAATGAAGAAAAGCTGAAGATTGAAGTCTCTCTTGAGGAGTGCTGTGAGGAACGTAACAGAATAAGGGTGGAACTTGATCTGGTTAAGAAATTATTGGAGAATATGGCATTAACAGACAAGAACATATCACATGACTGCTCTGGATCATACACCCCTGTAACCACGTCCATCGGGCATATTCTTGGAGATGACGAGGCAGAGTCTGCATCAAAGGCCACACCAAGTACAATAGAAATGGATTCAGAGTTACAGGAATGTGAAATTAAGAGCCGAAGCTTAACATCAAATTTGTCTCGAGCAGATGATATTGGAAAGTTTGGTGAGGATGAAGCGAGCAAGAACTTGGAG AATTGCGATAAGGAATGTGTATCATCAATAGAGAATCATTTGAATGGCAATAACATCAAAGACATTTCTAGAGAGCATAAGAAATTAGCAACCGAATTGAACCTTTTCCAGAAGGAG CTGGAAAGATTGAAAAATGAGAATCTGTCTCCTCTTCTACCTCATGACATTAATCTTATTGATCCATCACTCAGTGGTTTGGAAAGGACATTGTCACTACTTGATATG GCAAATGAGCATTTGGAAAGTATTTTTCCATCATTTAAAGAGCTTCCTGGATCTGGCAATGCCTTGGAAAGGGTACTTGCTTTGGAACTTGAGCTTGCAGAAGCTCTCCAAGCAAAGAAGAAAACAGACATCCTTTTTCAGAG TTCATTCTTGAAGCAGCACAATGACGAAGCAGCAGTCTTCCAAAGCTTCAGGGACATCAATGAACTGATCCAAGATACTATCGAGTTTAAGCGAAGGCAAGTAGCAGTAGAAAGTGAACTAAAAGAGATGCAGGGCAGGTACTCAGAGCTCAGTGTGCAGTTTGCCGAGGTGGAGGGAGAAAGGCAGAAGCTCGAAATGAATCTGAAGAACCAATCACCGTGGAAATCatag
- the LOC120693263 gene encoding F-box/kelch-repeat protein At1g22040-like gives MGAFLSSQASKNQPREHGEAPGPESSKKLRLSSIPPYGHGHPRLIPGLPDEISLQILARMRRIGYLKAKMVSRSWKTAITGAELYCLRREFGMAEEWLYVLMKTADDHKLIWHAFDPVSNQWQRLPLMPGISHRRGECRSGVSWMGLGDLVSAGIRISDAIRGWFGHKDLLDSIPFCGCTIGTVDGCLYVLGGFSRAFAMMSVWRYDPIVNSWQEVSPMSTGRAFCKASLLNDKLYVVGGVSKGKDGLTPLQSVEVFDPATGFWAELPDMTFSKAQALPTAFLVELLKPIAIGMTSYRGKLYVPQSLYSWPFFVDVGGETFDPEANSWAEMPVGMGEGWSARQAGTKLSAVVDGDLYALEPSTSSDSGKIKIYDPQEDTWKVAVSQAPVGDFPESESPYLLVGFLGKLHLIIKDVDNTIKIMQTALLKPTDVAASSAGTTCQNPDVSLEQETDVWKTIATKNIAVAELVSCQVLSI, from the coding sequence ATGGGGGCGTTCTTGAGCTCCCAAGCCAGCAAGAACCAGCCACGGGAGCACGGGGAAGCTCCGGGACCGGAATCCTCCAAGAAGCTGCGGCTGTCGTCGATTCCACCTTATGGCCATGGTCAcccgcggcttatccccgggctCCCAGACGAGATCTCGCTGCAAATCCTCGCGAGGATGCGGAGGATCGGATACCTCAAGGCCAAGATGGTCTCCCGGAGCTGGAAGACCGCCATCACTGGCGCGGAGCTGTACTGTCTTCGGAGGGAGTTTGGCATGGCCGAAGAGTGGCTCTACGTACTGATGAAAACGGCAGATGATCACAAGCTGATTTGGCATGCTTTTGATCCGGTTAGCAACCAATGGCAGAGGCTGCCACTCATGCCTGGGATCAGTCATCGAAGAGGGGAGTGCAGGAGTGGTGTCTCCTGGATGGGATTGGGAGATCTGGTGAGCGCCGGCATCAGGATCTCCGATGCTATCAGAGGCTGGTTTGGTCACAAGGATTTGTTAGACAGTATACCGTTCTGCGGCTGCACCATTGGCACCGTTGATGGCTGCCTTTATGTTTTGGGCGGCTTCTCTAGAGCTTTCGCGATGATGTCCGTGTGGAGGTATGACCCCATTGTCAATTCATGGCAGGAGGTGAGCCCAATGAGCACCGGGCGTGCCTTTTGCAAGGCTAGTCTGTTAAACGACAAGCTGTACGTTGTTGGTGGTGTGAGCAAAGGCAAGGATGGGTTAACTCCACTCCAATCCGTCGAAGTATTTGACCCAGCAACCGGGTTTTGGGCAGAATTGCCAGATATGACATTCTCCAAAGCGCAAGCTCTACCGACTGCCTTCCTAGTTGAGCTACTGAAGCCGATTGCTATTGGCATGACCTCATACAGAGGGAAGCTATATGTTCCTCAGAGCCTTTATTCCTGGCCCTTCTTTGTTGATGTTGGTGGGGAGACATTTGATCCTGAGGCAAATTCATGGGCAGAAATGCCTGTGGGCATGGGCGAGGGTTGGTCTGCAAGGCAGGCTGGAACAAAATTAAGTGCTGTTGTAGATGGGGACCTGTATGCCTTGGAGCCATCAACTTCTTCTGACAGCGGTAAGATAAAGATCTATGATCCTCAGGAGGATACTTGGAAGGTTGCTGTAAGCCAGGCACCTGTTGGGGACTTTCCCGAGTCGGAAAGTCCATACTTGCTTGTAGGATTTCTTGGGAAGCTCCATTTGATCATCAAGGATGtggacaacacaatcaaaattATGCAAACAGCCCTTCTGAAGCCTACGGATGTGGCAGCCTCTTCAGCTGGCACAACCTGCCAAAACCCAGATGTCTCCTTGGAGCAGGAAACAGATGTTTGGAAAACCATTGCAACGAAGAATATTGCAGTTGCTGAACTCGTCAGCTGCCAGGTTCTCAGCATCTGA